From a single Jatrophihabitans sp. genomic region:
- a CDS encoding thioesterase family protein, whose translation MSDQHAFDVDTAVAGAGPNFSATITDRWSIGPHANGGYVLSVCLQALGRVLDKPDPLAVSAFYQRPVVPGPAEVCVETARSGRRLATGEARLLQGGQELVRVVASFADLSQAAGPTAVSGSAPVLPPPQDCLDLFSGEQSRDSGLETPGIAGRLEYRTPRLPGWRQGSPSGQARAEFWLRLAGGRQADTMALPGLVDMAVPAVFELGHYHSTTIELSVHVRARPAPGWLACRVSTSYLIEGYHEEDFEIWDSTGQLVAQSRQLALLS comes from the coding sequence GTGAGCGATCAACACGCCTTCGATGTGGACACGGCCGTGGCCGGCGCCGGACCGAACTTCAGCGCCACCATCACCGACCGGTGGTCCATCGGGCCGCACGCCAACGGTGGCTACGTGCTGAGCGTGTGCCTGCAGGCCCTGGGGCGAGTGCTCGACAAGCCCGACCCGCTGGCGGTGTCGGCGTTCTACCAGCGCCCGGTGGTCCCGGGTCCCGCCGAGGTCTGCGTGGAGACCGCGCGCTCGGGGCGGCGGCTGGCGACCGGCGAGGCCCGGTTGCTGCAGGGCGGCCAAGAGCTGGTGCGGGTGGTGGCCAGCTTCGCCGACCTGTCACAAGCCGCCGGGCCGACCGCCGTGTCCGGCAGCGCGCCGGTGCTGCCCCCGCCGCAGGACTGCCTGGACCTGTTCAGCGGCGAGCAGTCCCGGGACTCAGGCCTGGAGACGCCCGGCATCGCCGGCCGGCTGGAGTACCGGACGCCGCGGTTGCCCGGCTGGCGTCAGGGCTCCCCGAGCGGGCAGGCGCGGGCCGAGTTCTGGCTGCGGCTGGCCGGTGGGCGGCAGGCCGACACCATGGCGTTGCCCGGGCTGGTCGACATGGCTGTGCCCGCGGTCTTCGAGCTGGGCCACTACCACTCGACGACGATCGAGCTGAGCGTGCACGTGCGGGCCCGGCCGGCGCCGGGCTGGCTGGCCTGCCGGGTCAGCACCAGCTACCTGATCGAGGGTTACCACGAGGAAGACTTCGAGATCTGGGACTCGACCGGGCAACTGGTGGCGCAGTCCCGGCAGCTGGCGCTGCTCAGCTGA
- a CDS encoding SAM-dependent methyltransferase produces the protein MMISPNDLEHPNSLEHLNSLYGQSEDPWHMRSGWQAERRRDLLLTALSHPRYGNTFEPGCASGELTAGLARRSDRVLAADDNRPALSQARARTAHLSNVDIRWMQLPEQWPTEEKFDLIVLHQVGYRLDLASWAALATAARDSLGRDATVLACHYQHEFPERILDTQTLHGVLDSILGLTRQTQVTDSEFTIDVWTNRAAPPRG, from the coding sequence ATGATGATCAGCCCGAACGACCTCGAGCACCCGAACAGCCTTGAGCATCTGAACAGCCTGTACGGCCAGAGCGAGGACCCCTGGCACATGCGCAGCGGCTGGCAGGCCGAGCGCCGCCGCGACCTGCTGCTGACCGCGCTGAGCCATCCCCGCTACGGCAACACCTTCGAGCCCGGCTGCGCCTCCGGCGAGCTGACGGCGGGCCTGGCCCGGCGCAGTGACCGGGTGCTGGCCGCCGACGACAACCGGCCTGCGCTGTCGCAGGCGCGCGCCCGCACCGCGCACCTGTCCAACGTCGACATCCGGTGGATGCAACTGCCCGAGCAGTGGCCGACCGAGGAGAAGTTCGACCTGATCGTGCTGCACCAGGTCGGCTACCGGCTCGATCTGGCCTCATGGGCGGCGCTGGCCACCGCGGCGCGTGACAGCCTGGGACGTGACGCCACCGTGCTGGCCTGTCACTACCAGCATGAGTTCCCCGAGCGGATCCTGGACACCCAGACGCTGCACGGTGTCCTGGACAGCATCCTGGGCCTCACCCGCCAGACCCAGGTCACCGACTCCGAGTTCACCATCGACGTCTGGACGAACCGGGCGGCGCCGCCGCGCGGCTGA
- a CDS encoding VOC family protein: MLNSATVTANIPAGDLKRARDFYADKLGLIPSFEMADVMMVYQTDGGTVFSVYQTEYAGQAGHTIAQWHVEDVEAEVRDLKQKGVAFEQYDMPGMQWHDGVASMEGMGKAAWFKDSEGNILCIDDGFPGQP; this comes from the coding sequence ATGCTCAACAGCGCGACGGTCACGGCGAACATCCCGGCCGGCGACCTGAAGAGGGCTCGGGACTTCTACGCCGACAAGCTCGGGCTCATCCCGTCCTTCGAGATGGCGGACGTGATGATGGTCTACCAGACGGACGGCGGCACGGTGTTCAGCGTCTACCAGACCGAGTACGCCGGTCAGGCCGGGCACACCATCGCCCAGTGGCATGTCGAGGATGTGGAGGCAGAGGTCCGCGATCTCAAGCAGAAGGGGGTCGCCTTCGAGCAGTACGACATGCCTGGAATGCAATGGCATGACGGCGTCGCCTCGATGGAAGGCATGGGCAAGGCAGCCTGGTTCAAGGACAGCGAGGGCAACATCCTCTGCATCGACGACGGCTTTCCCGGCCAGCCCTGA
- a CDS encoding DNA cytosine methyltransferase, translated as MARGVGDQGVAISLFSGAGGLDLGAEAAGYRVAAAVERDRDAALTMEKNFEHLESPVIQADILDVSTEAILAAAGLRRGQRPDLLIGGPPCTPFSKSGFWLEWKRSGLDPDASLLQAYTRVLAEAKPRRFVLENVYALTYNNKASKPAYDRLLREIDDAGYEFRAQVLNAADYGVPQSRPRLFVIGVRKGEIVPEHPKPTHGGTWERRSTGHAERPHVSTGDALAGLVTEPEPEEVTRGQYLDLLPGVPPGENYLHYTEERGHPTPLFKWRSRYWSFLLKLDPQKPSPTIQAQPGPNVGPFHWENRRLRVGEVKRLFTFPDGFELVGTRRSVQAQLGNAVPPLLAQKVIESFAARS; from the coding sequence ATGGCTCGCGGTGTCGGTGATCAGGGAGTAGCTATCTCGTTGTTCTCCGGAGCGGGAGGACTCGATTTGGGGGCCGAAGCGGCTGGCTATCGGGTTGCCGCTGCTGTCGAACGAGACCGTGATGCGGCCCTCACCATGGAGAAGAACTTCGAGCACTTAGAGTCACCGGTCATCCAGGCGGATATTCTGGACGTTTCGACGGAGGCCATCCTTGCTGCTGCCGGCCTCCGGCGCGGTCAGCGCCCAGACTTGCTGATCGGAGGACCTCCATGTACGCCGTTCAGCAAAAGCGGTTTCTGGCTGGAGTGGAAACGATCGGGTTTGGATCCGGATGCATCCCTGCTCCAGGCGTACACACGAGTGCTGGCTGAAGCGAAACCCCGACGTTTCGTTCTGGAGAACGTGTACGCGCTGACCTACAACAACAAGGCCAGTAAGCCGGCCTATGACCGACTGTTGCGCGAGATCGATGATGCGGGCTACGAGTTCCGCGCTCAGGTGCTCAATGCAGCCGACTACGGTGTCCCTCAATCCCGCCCGCGCCTCTTCGTGATTGGCGTACGCAAGGGAGAAATCGTGCCAGAACACCCAAAGCCGACACATGGAGGCACATGGGAGCGGCGTTCCACTGGCCACGCTGAGCGGCCCCACGTATCGACGGGTGACGCACTTGCCGGACTCGTTACCGAACCAGAACCGGAGGAGGTCACGCGTGGGCAATACCTGGACCTGCTGCCTGGAGTACCCCCCGGGGAAAACTACCTTCACTACACCGAAGAACGAGGGCACCCAACCCCGTTGTTCAAGTGGCGCAGTCGATATTGGTCCTTCCTGCTGAAGCTTGATCCCCAAAAGCCAAGTCCCACAATCCAGGCGCAGCCGGGGCCCAACGTGGGCCCTTTCCACTGGGAGAACCGTCGACTTCGAGTCGGTGAGGTCAAACGCCTTTTCACCTTCCCGGATGGTTTCGAGTTAGTGGGCACACGGCGGAGTGTGCAAGCGCAACTCGGCAACGCGGTGCCCCCGTTGCTGGCTCAAAAAGTCATTGAATCCTTCGCTGCCCGCTCTTGA